A region of the Bacillus sp. NP247 genome:
GCACTCTCTTATTCTTCTTTAGTTTGTGAAGAGTCGTCGTTGCGATATCTAGTGTAAGTCGTTCTGAAACATGATACGCCAAAATTTCATTTGTGGACCCGTCTAGAATGGTAGATAAATATCCTTTCTGATTCTTACCATAAAACAGGTATGTGATATCTGTCAGAAGTACCTTTCCAGGTGTACCTTGCCTGAATTCTCGCTTTAATTGATTCGGTACCACGAAGTGTTCTTTCGTCGCTTTCAACATTCTTTTATAGGGATTCGCTTTACGAATGGGACAGATTATCCCATATTTTTTCATGATTCTACGGATACGTTTCAAATTGTAGACAACTTGAAATTGACCCGCCAATGTCATTTTGATTTGACGCGCCCCTTTCTTTCGATTTTTAAATTGAAATGCCTTTAATATGAGTTTCTTCACCACTTCATCTTGATGTATTCTTTCTTCTCGCCTACTTTGAGAAGTGGTGGAAAAATAATTATAGTATCCAGAACGCGAAACACCTGCAATTTTACACAAATATCTCACCATATTTTTTAGGCTATATTTTCCAATAATAGAACGAATTAATAGGTACTTTTGACTAGGTTGTAACGTTATTTTTTTCCCATCCTCCCTTCCATAAATTTGATCTTTTTTAACAGCTCATTTTCAGCTTTTAATAAGTTTCGTTCCGCTTCCAAACGTGCATATTTCTCTTCTAATGTAAGCTCTCTTTCTAGCTTTCTTCCCGAGTTTTCCTTACGTGTATCTCTTAAACCAAACACACCATTTTCCTTATAGGAAGTACGCCATCTATTTCCTGATGACACAGCACGTTGTAGACCGATGATGTCTATATCAAATCCACATTCTTCAAAAATAATACGAGGTGGTTTTCCCTTTTCATTTTCTTCAATAAAGATACGTTTAAATTCATCTGTGTAGGTAATGCCTTTCTCACTTACAGATTTTACGTATGGATTCTTCGATAGGTTTTGTGTTTCCTTTGTGGTGAATAATTTTTTTGTCATTCTGAATGTTCTCCGATTCTAATTTTCTTCTTATTATACAAGAAATACCCTATCGAATAGACTTTTTTAAGTGTCTATTCGATAGGGTACAGTTTACATGACACCTTCTTTTTTATTTTCAAGTCATTAGCAACTGCTAGGAATAACTAAAAGTAATCCATACTCTTTCAATCTTTTTGTTTCAACTTAGTATGGAGCTAAAAAAGGATTTGACCGCTTCTATGTATGGCCGGATCTTCTCTTCCATCTAAAAAAGAAGGGTTTATATTCATAACAACTTCTACATAAACTTATTTTCTAATTTTTGCTGAAACGACTTCTCTTGCTTACGCAATAATTGACTACCTCGCTGTAAAAGAGGTGTTCCGTACTTATCATTAATTTGATCAATAACAGCAAGTAACGGCTCTTCTTTCGCATCTTCTTCAAATGAAAACAAATCTAACTGTTTCACTGATTCTGTCTTCCACTCTAATTCAGTAGCTGTAACACCTAACAAACGAACAGAATCACCATCCCAGTGTTGCTTCCATAAACGTGATGCTGCTTGGAAAATAACCCGTTCTTCCCATATTGCATTTTTCAATTGTTTACTCCGTGTTACTGTGCGACGATCATGGTATTTAATCATAATTTGAATGTTATAACTAACGAGAGTTCGTTTTTGTAGCCTTTTGCTTACTGATTTCGATAATCTTTCTAACATATCAAGTAATTCTTTTTCTTCGTCCATATCCTTTGAGAAAGTCATAGAATTTCCAACGCTTTTATGTTGTCCCATTTGATTCGGATCAACTTCCCTGTCATCCATACCTTTTGCACGTTTTTGTAAATCAACACCGTGCTTTCCAATTTTAGCGCGAATGATATGCTCGTCTCCTTTTGCTAACTGTTCAATTGTATGTATATGAATGTCTTTTAGTTTTTCAGCTGTTTTCTCTCCGATTCCATGCATCTCTGCAACTGATCGTGGCCAAATAATTTCTGGGATATCACGTTTTCGAAGTACTGTAATACCAAGAGGTTTTTTCATATCTGAAGCAGTCTTTGCTAGGAAAAGGTTTGGGGCAATTCCAATGCTACATGGCAGCTGTAACTCTGTTATTAACGCTTGTTGAATCATCTTCGCTATTTCAAGAGGCGAACCGAGCGCATAGCAATCTGTAATATCTAAATACCCTTCATCTATAGAAAACGGTTGTATTTTTTCTGTAAAACGGGAAAGAATTTGAAACATTTGAAATGAAGCTTCCCGATATAATGTAAAATTAGGGTGCCTCACAACTAATTGCGGGCATAATCGCTTCGCTTCCCATAGAGGCATCGTCGTACGTATTCCATATTCTCTCGCCTCATAACTACATGTTATGATAATTCCTTTTCTCTCTTTTTCATTCCCCGCAATCGCTAATGGCTTTCCTTGTAATGATGAGTCATGAGCAATTTCAACAGATGCGAAAAAACAATTCATATCTACATGTAAAATAACACGACCATTTTTCGGATACATTTCTCGCATAATACTCACCCCTTTCAAAGAACGTTTGTTCTTTCATTATATCAAATTCATGTACAATATAATAATTACTTATTCCTTTTATCCTTATTTTTGCTATACTTTATATGAACTATGGATATTATTGTAAAAGGAGTGATCTATTGTGAAATCAAATGGTAAACTCAACTATACATTTCTCATTATTATATTAGTCCTCTTAATTAATTATTTATTACTTCCTATTTTTGATATAAACGTAGCAGGGCTCCTTCCACGTTTACTAAGTATCGTAACAACCTATATACTGCCATGGATTTTCCTATATTGGCTTATCCGCCTTGTGAAAGCAATTGAATCAAAATAAAAAAAGACGTGTAAACCATAATTGGTTCACACGTCTTTTTGACTTTATTACTTACTTCGCTACTTCTTCGATAATAGCTACAACTAATTCTGCTGTTTTCGCTAATTCTTCAACAGGAATTTTTTCATTTGTTGTATGAATTTCTTCATAACCAACTGCTAAGTTAACTGTTGGGATACCATGTCCTGCGATTACGTTCGCATCACTTCCGCCACCACTTTGGTGAAGAGAAGGCGTACGACCGATGTTTTCAGCTGCACGTTTCGCAACTTCTACAACGTGATCGCCAGCAGCAAACTTAAATCCTGGATACATAACGTTTACTTCAACGTCTGCATGACCACCCATTTCTTTTGCAGTTGTTTCAAATGCTTCTTTCATTTTTGCAACTTGTGCTTCCATTTTCTCATTTATTAAAGAACGAGCTTCTGCAAAGATTTGAACATGATCGCAAACGATATTTGTTTGTGTACCACCTTCAAAACGTCCAATATTTGCAGTTGTTTCAGAATCGATACGACCAAGTGGCATCTTTGCGATTGCTTTTGCTGCGATAGTAATTGCAGATACACCTTTTTCTGGTGCTACGCCAGCATGAGCTGTTTTCCCGCGAATAATCGCATTCACTTTCGCTTGTGTTGGCGCTGCAACTACAATTTCACCAACTTTTCCATCACTATCTAATGCATAACCATATTTTGCTGTAATACGTTCACGGTCTAACGCTTTTGCACCAATAAGACCAGATTCTTCTCCAACTGTAATAATAAATTCAATTTTACCATGAGGAATGTTTTTCTCTTTTAAGACACGAATCGCTTCAAACATAGATGCTAATCCAGCTTTGTCATCGGCTCCTAAAATTGTAGTACCATCTGATACGATATATCCATCTTTAATAGAAGGCTTAATTCCATTACCAGGAACTACTGTATCCATATGAGAAGTGAAATAAATTGTATCAACACCGTCTTTTGTTGCTGGTAAAGTACAAATTAAGTTACCTGCACCATGACCAGTTACACCCATCGTGTCATCCTCAAATACTTCTACACCTAAAGCAGTAAATTTCTCTGTTAACACTTTGCAAATTTCTGCTTCAAATTTTGTTTCAGAATCTACTTGTACTAACTCCATAAATTCATTTACTAAACGTTCTTGATTAATCATAAGACTGCGCCTCCTGCACTACCATTATGTATGTAACAACATTAATTATAACAGAATTTCGCAAAAGTTTCGAAATACAAGACAAAAAACAGATGGTTAACACATCTAGATACCCATCTGCCTTCTATTACTCGTTTAACAATACCCAGCGCATATGATCTTCCCAGATGCCATTTACCATTAGCATTTTTCGAGATACACCTTCATATTGAAATCCTATCTTCGTCACTACTTGTATAGATGCTAAATTTCGTGGCATAATTGGTGCTTCTATACGATGTAAATGAAATTCTTCAAAGGTAACTTGAATTGCTTTTCTAAGCGCTTCTGTTGTGTAACCTTTATTCAATTCTTCCTTGTCTAATTTATAACTGAGTACACAAGATTGATAAATTCCGCGAACAATTAAATTAAATGATATACAGCCAATTATTTTCGTATCATCACCCTTTTTAAAAATCCATAGCCTGATGATTTTACCTTCTGCAAACTCTTTTCTATCCTTTTGCAACTTTTTCTTTTGATAATCTAATGTAAAAAAATCCTCCGGTCTATACTCTTCCCAAGCTTTTAAAAATTCACGATTTCTGTCGTAATATTGAAGAACTTTTTCAGTATACGACTCATCAATTTCCCTTAAATGTAAACGATTTGTTTCGTATATTTTCATCATTGTATCTCCATTCTTCAGCTTGCATAACAAAAAATTAGTAATCTATCTTTTAACATATTCTCTACGTATGCTCAAATTTCCTGTAATATTTTGCACCCCCTTCCCGAATTTTGTCCTTTCTCTCCCCTTGTCCATAATTTCATTTCTCGTTACAATGAAATTGTACTGATTTGCAAGGAGGTTTAACTATGCATAAAAAAGCTCAAAAAATTATGGTTTATATAATGCTAATTTCTATGCTTGTAACAACATTACTTACTGGCGCAAGTATGTTTTGGTAAAAAGGACGATTCACTCGTCCTTTTTTTACTGCTTACACATACAAAATAGACCATCTCGAAATCGAGATAGTCTATCCTGTATTGAACATTTTATTTTATATATATTACAATTGCTACAATGCTAAAGGAAAAGGCCATTACAAGTGCTATTACAAAACTTGTATATTGTTTCTGCTGAAATGCCCCAATAACAAAAGTAAGATTGAGTAATGCCATAAATACAATCGCTACAACGTAAGAGCATATATTAAAAGTTGCCAATATGAATGTAATAACAAATAGAAAACCAACACAAAACTGCATGTAAGAAATTTTTGGATTTAAATACATATGAGCAACCCCTTTACTCAATTATCTTTATATATTCTCATTAACGCATGGTTATGTACACATGTCAAGACAACTTATAGAAAAGAAAAAAGCCAACCGTTTCGTTGACTTTTCCAAATACTATGGCCCCTTTTTCCTTCGCCAATTGCTGAAATGTTTTTTTCGATTTCACAATCGATACTTTCGTTCCAAGTGGAATACGATCAAACAAATATTCCACATCATGTTTCTTCATTCTTATGCATCCTTGCGAAATATATTTTCCAATTGAACTAGGCTGGTTTGTCCCGTGTATCCCATACTTACTTCCATCCGTTCCTCTTGCATTAAATCCCATCCACCTCGATCCAAGTGGATTTTTTGGAGAGCCCCCAGGAATATCCTTCGCAATATAATACGGATCCTTCGCCTTCAATACAATGTCAAAGGTTCCTTCTGGGGTTAATTCATTTGTTTTCCCTGTCGCTACTGGAAAAACCTTTTGGATCTTCCCATCATCGATGTAAGCTAGTTTATTCGTTGCTTTATTTACAATTATATAAGGATCTCCAGCACGTGGGTTATCACCAAGAGGCCAGATTGGTGATAACGAAAGACATAATAATAAAGAAAGAAGATACGGCATAAATAATTCCTACCTTCTAAATAAGTTCTTTTATATTATCCTTTCCCTTAAAACGACTTTTAATGAGTAAATATTGCTCCATTTCATAAACAAGTTGAACGAGTTTTGCACGTATTTCAAATTCTTCTCGCGAGACTGGTAAAGGCATTTCTCTGAATACTTCTCGCATTTCTTGAAGTTGTCTTAACGAAATAACCCCTGTACTTTCAGGACGAATAGAATTCCCTATATTTTCGATTACGTCTGCAATCATATCAGCTTGTTCATACGTCCAAGATAGTGATGCAGCTAATGGTATCATTCGCTCCAAAATTTCAAATTGTTGCATGCGCATATCAAAATACCGATAATAATAGTCATCTTCACGCATAAACTCATTCTCAAGTTTTTTAAATGATAAATCTTTTGCTTCTTTCAGCATCATTTCTGTTTCAATTAATTCGGCCCCACTCCAATTACTATCTCGATTTCGTAAATAAACGACCATTTCAAACAAAATCGTTCTGAAATGGTCTTCTATTTTCCCTTGATACTCTTTCAGTTTATTCTCACTGCTTGGCATGTACATGTTTACTAATAAAGCGACACTAATTCCAATCGTTAATATAGCAATTTCATTACCAACTATAGACCATGTAATTTGCTTTAATGAATACAGATGCATAACGATAACCGAACTCGTGACAATCCCTTCTTGAATTTTGCACATAACTGCAGTCGGAATAAAGGTAAGCAGTAATACGCTAATCGCAAGTGGTGTGTAACCAATCGTTTCAAAAATACAAAACGCAAACACCATCGATAATACACAAGCTAAAAAACGGTGCAACGATACTTGAACGGATTTTCGTTTCGTATTTTGCACGCATAAAATGACTAAAATACCAGCTGAACTATAAAATTCTAATCCTAATAGCTGAGCAATAAAAACTGCCGCACCCGTTCCAAGCGCTGTTTTCACTGTTCTATATCCAATTTTAAACATATCATTACTCCTATATGTATAAATGTATTTAAAAATAGTATAAAAAAAGGATGACGCAATGTCATCCTTTTCTACCTATTATTCACGTACCCTTCACATATTACAATATCTTTTGCAAAAATTCTTTTGCACGGTCACTTTTTGGTGCTGTAAAAAACTCTTCTGGATTACTATCTTCTACGAGCTTTCCACCATCTAAAAAGAGAACGCGATCTGCCACTTCTTTTGCAAATCCCATTTCATGTGTAACGATTGCCATCGTCATTCCTGTCGTAACTAATGATTTCATAACTTCTAACACTTCTTTCACCATTTCTGGATCTAGCGCAGAGGTCGGTTCATCAAATAACATAACTTCCGGTTCCATCGCTAGTGCCCTCGCAATTGCTACACGTTGCTTTTGTCCTCCTGAAAGACGATTGGGATATGCATCTTTCTTATCTAATAACCCTACTTTTTCTAAAAGTTTCTCAGCTTTTTTTTCAGCCTCTTGCTTCGTCACTCCTTTTACATTGATAGGGGCATAAGTAATATTTTCTAATACAGTCATATGAGGGAATAGGTGAAAATGTTGAAATACCATTCCGACATTTTCACGAACGTGCATAATATTCGTTTTCGGATTCGTTACTTCTTCCGTTCCAATCCAAATGTGACCATCTGTCGGCGCTTCTAATACATTCATACAGCGTAAAAATGTTGATTTGCCAGATCCAGACGGTCCGATAATTGCAACAACTTCTCCTTTTTCAATCGTTGTTGTAATTCCTTTTAATACTTCATTTTTTCCAAATGATTTATGAAGGTTGTCAATTTTAATCACTTTTCTTCATTCTCCCTTCAATTGCCTTCCCGACTACTGTAAGAATAATTACTAATATATAATAAATAAGTCCAACAAACAGTAATGGCTCAAGATATTTAAATGTTTCACCGCCTACAATATAAGCACGGCGCATTAAATCAGTCGCTCCTATTACGGTTACTACAGCCGATTCTTTCGTAAGAGTCGCAAACTCATTTACAAGTGCTGGTAATATATTTTTTAAAGCTTGAGGAAAAATTATATTTTTCATCATTTTACCGTAAGGAATCCCTAAAGCCATCGCTGCTTCTGTTTGTCCTTTATCGACCGCTTGAATGCCGGCACGAATTACTTCTGACATATATGCACCTGAATTTAAGCTAAATGCAAGTACAGCTGCTAAAAAGGCTGGTATCTCATATCCAATCATTTGCGGAACACCGAAATAAATAATCATTAATTGCAATACAAGTGGTGTACCACGAAATATTGATGTATAAATATCTGCTGCAATATTCAATACTCGTATTCTAGCAATTTTGCAAAGTGCTAATAACGTTCCTAAAATAAATCCTACCACAGCTGATGCCGCTACAATTTTCAATGTAACTTCTAAGCCCTTTAATATATATGGTATTGAAGGCGTAATTGCCGAAAAATCTAGATTCATCCTTTTCATTCCCCTCACTGAAAAGTGAAAGGCAGCTTATTTTCCGCTGCCAAACCATTTCTTCACTAATTTATCCATTTCTCCATTTTCTTGCATTTTCTTAATTACTTTATTAAATTCTTCTGTTTTATCACTGTTTTTCGCAAGAGCAATTGCTGCACCTACTTCTTCTGGTGCTTCTTGAATTTCAATTCCTTGTAGTTCTTTCATTTTTTCTAAATAATTTTTTGCAACTGTGTCTTCTATAATTGCAGCGTCAAAACGACCAGCTTTAATTTCTTGTACGATTTCTGGTATACGGTCACGTCCCTCAGCTTTGAAATCGACTTGTTTTTTAAATTCTTCTGCTTTTTCTTCCTGAATTGACCCTGTTTGTACCCCTACTTTTTTTCCTTTTAAATCTTCTAATGATTTAATATTAGAGCCTTTTTTTGAAACGATCATATTTTTAGCAACAAAATAAATATCGGTGAAATCAGCATTATTTTTACGCTCTGCAGTTGGCGTCATACCTGCCATAACGAAATCAACTTTTCCTGAGCTAAGAGATGCTAATAATCCTCCAAAATCCATATCTTTCACTTTTACTTCATACCCAAGTTCTTTTCCGATATATTTTGCAATATCAACATCAAAACCGATAATTTCATCACTTTTTGAAGCTTCTACGTATTCATACGGTTTATAGTCTGCTGAAGTCCCCATAACGAGTACTTTTTTATTTTTGCCATTCGCCTTTTCTTCCCCATTACTACAAGCACTGAACATACTTACAATTAAAATAAGTGCAAATGATATTGATAATAACTTCTTCATCTTTCTTCCCCCTAATAATGTATATTTAAAAGTTTAATAGAATATTTATTCGATGTTTGTATTGTATCAGTAGTTTTATTTTTATGCAATATATAAAATAAAAATAAATAAAACTACATTAATAATAACGTTTCGTATGTATAAAAACATGCATAAAAAGAAAAACCTATGCATGTTTCAGCATTTTGAATTCTAAATAAAAAAAGGCGGTACATCCACTTGATCGTGGACGTACCGCCTTTTCGCTTATTTATAGTTCTTCGCAATTATTTTCGAAATAAGATTGTAATTTCGCAATGACTTGCATTGGTTCATGACCTTCAATTTCATGACGTTCTACCATCGTTACAATTTTTCCATCTTTCAACAAAGCAAATGATGGAGAAGAAGGTGGATATCCTTCGAAATATTCACGCGCTCTTGCTGTTGCTTCTTTATCTTGGCCTGCAAACACCGTTACAAGATGGTTA
Encoded here:
- a CDS encoding IS3 family transposase (programmed frameshift), giving the protein MTKKLFTTKETQNLSKNPYVKSVSEKGITYTDEFKRIFIEENEKGKPPRIIFEECGFDIDIIGLQRAVSSGNRWRTSYKENGVFGLRDTRKENSGRKLERELTLEEKYARLEAERNLLKAENELLKKIKFYGREDGKKITLQPSQKYLLIRSIIGKYSLKNMVRYLCKIAGVSRSGYYNYFSTTSQSRREERIHQDEVVKKLILKAFQFKNRKKGARQIKMTLAGQFQVVYNLKRIRRIMKKYGIICPIRKANPYKRMLKATKEHFVVPNQLKREFRQGTPGKVLLTDITYLFYGKNQKGYLSTILDGSTNEILAYHVSERLTLDIATTTLHKLKKNKRVRLTEGAYIHSDQGAHYTSPTYQKLVKKLKLGQSMSRRGNCWDNAPQESFFGHFKDEAHIKTCTSFPQLKQEIKDYMKYYNQHRYQWNLKKMTPVEYRNHLLDAA
- a CDS encoding DNA polymerase IV; its protein translation is MREMYPKNGRVILHVDMNCFFASVEIAHDSSLQGKPLAIAGNEKERKGIIITCSYEAREYGIRTTMPLWEAKRLCPQLVVRHPNFTLYREASFQMFQILSRFTEKIQPFSIDEGYLDITDCYALGSPLEIAKMIQQALITELQLPCSIGIAPNLFLAKTASDMKKPLGITVLRKRDIPEIIWPRSVAEMHGIGEKTAEKLKDIHIHTIEQLAKGDEHIIRAKIGKHGVDLQKRAKGMDDREVDPNQMGQHKSVGNSMTFSKDMDEEKELLDMLERLSKSVSKRLQKRTLVSYNIQIMIKYHDRRTVTRSKQLKNAIWEERVIFQAASRLWKQHWDGDSVRLLGVTATELEWKTESVKQLDLFSFEEDAKEEPLLAVIDQINDKYGTPLLQRGSQLLRKQEKSFQQKLENKFM
- a CDS encoding tripeptidase T, with protein sequence MINQERLVNEFMELVQVDSETKFEAEICKVLTEKFTALGVEVFEDDTMGVTGHGAGNLICTLPATKDGVDTIYFTSHMDTVVPGNGIKPSIKDGYIVSDGTTILGADDKAGLASMFEAIRVLKEKNIPHGKIEFIITVGEESGLIGAKALDRERITAKYGYALDSDGKVGEIVVAAPTQAKVNAIIRGKTAHAGVAPEKGVSAITIAAKAIAKMPLGRIDSETTANIGRFEGGTQTNIVCDHVQIFAEARSLINEKMEAQVAKMKEAFETTAKEMGGHADVEVNVMYPGFKFAAGDHVVEVAKRAAENIGRTPSLHQSGGGSDANVIAGHGIPTVNLAVGYEEIHTTNEKIPVEELAKTAELVVAIIEEVAK
- a CDS encoding GNAT family N-acetyltransferase: MMKIYETNRLHLREIDESYTEKVLQYYDRNREFLKAWEEYRPEDFFTLDYQKKKLQKDRKEFAEGKIIRLWIFKKGDDTKIIGCISFNLIVRGIYQSCVLSYKLDKEELNKGYTTEALRKAIQVTFEEFHLHRIEAPIMPRNLASIQVVTKIGFQYEGVSRKMLMVNGIWEDHMRWVLLNE
- the prli42 gene encoding stressosome-associated protein Prli42, which encodes MHKKAQKIMVYIMLISMLVTTLLTGASMFW
- a CDS encoding DUF3894 domain-containing protein, which translates into the protein MYLNPKISYMQFCVGFLFVITFILATFNICSYVVAIVFMALLNLTFVIGAFQQKQYTSFVIALVMAFSFSIVAIVIYIK
- a CDS encoding L,D-transpeptidase; this translates as MPYLLSLLLCLSLSPIWPLGDNPRAGDPYIIVNKATNKLAYIDDGKIQKVFPVATGKTNELTPEGTFDIVLKAKDPYYIAKDIPGGSPKNPLGSRWMGFNARGTDGSKYGIHGTNQPSSIGKYISQGCIRMKKHDVEYLFDRIPLGTKVSIVKSKKTFQQLAKEKGAIVFGKVNETVGFFLFYKLS
- a CDS encoding aromatic acid exporter family protein, with translation MFKIGYRTVKTALGTGAAVFIAQLLGLEFYSSAGILVILCVQNTKRKSVQVSLHRFLACVLSMVFAFCIFETIGYTPLAISVLLLTFIPTAVMCKIQEGIVTSSVIVMHLYSLKQITWSIVGNEIAILTIGISVALLVNMYMPSSENKLKEYQGKIEDHFRTILFEMVVYLRNRDSNWSGAELIETEMMLKEAKDLSFKKLENEFMREDDYYYRYFDMRMQQFEILERMIPLAASLSWTYEQADMIADVIENIGNSIRPESTGVISLRQLQEMREVFREMPLPVSREEFEIRAKLVQLVYEMEQYLLIKSRFKGKDNIKELI
- a CDS encoding amino acid ABC transporter ATP-binding protein — encoded protein: MIKIDNLHKSFGKNEVLKGITTTIEKGEVVAIIGPSGSGKSTFLRCMNVLEAPTDGHIWIGTEEVTNPKTNIMHVRENVGMVFQHFHLFPHMTVLENITYAPINVKGVTKQEAEKKAEKLLEKVGLLDKKDAYPNRLSGGQKQRVAIARALAMEPEVMLFDEPTSALDPEMVKEVLEVMKSLVTTGMTMAIVTHEMGFAKEVADRVLFLDGGKLVEDSNPEEFFTAPKSDRAKEFLQKIL
- a CDS encoding amino acid ABC transporter permease, whose translation is MNLDFSAITPSIPYILKGLEVTLKIVAASAVVGFILGTLLALCKIARIRVLNIAADIYTSIFRGTPLVLQLMIIYFGVPQMIGYEIPAFLAAVLAFSLNSGAYMSEVIRAGIQAVDKGQTEAAMALGIPYGKMMKNIIFPQALKNILPALVNEFATLTKESAVVTVIGATDLMRRAYIVGGETFKYLEPLLFVGLIYYILVIILTVVGKAIEGRMKKSD
- a CDS encoding transporter substrate-binding domain-containing protein — its product is MKKLLSISFALILIVSMFSACSNGEEKANGKNKKVLVMGTSADYKPYEYVEASKSDEIIGFDVDIAKYIGKELGYEVKVKDMDFGGLLASLSSGKVDFVMAGMTPTAERKNNADFTDIYFVAKNMIVSKKGSNIKSLEDLKGKKVGVQTGSIQEEKAEEFKKQVDFKAEGRDRIPEIVQEIKAGRFDAAIIEDTVAKNYLEKMKELQGIEIQEAPEEVGAAIALAKNSDKTEEFNKVIKKMQENGEMDKLVKKWFGSGK
- a CDS encoding BrxA/BrxB family bacilliredoxin, with translation MNDVVRQAREEIVSAGYTELTTPEAVEEAFKRNGTTLVMVNSVCGCAGGIARPAAAHSVHYDKRPNHLVTVFAGQDKEATARAREYFEGYPPSSPSFALLKDGKIVTMVERHEIEGHEPMQVIAKLQSYFENNCEEL